The Caretta caretta isolate rCarCar2 chromosome 5, rCarCar1.hap1, whole genome shotgun sequence genome contains a region encoding:
- the LOC142072168 gene encoding uncharacterized protein LOC142072168 isoform X1, with translation MQQMVHAAKARSDLTAEELADLLSVCPVTWQNDDQGNPVGTWTTLSYSVVREDRCGFQLGVCDRHLNNMAWHQGLSNPIPEFQLTLEETALPPESTTTGRKRRRRSVPNRPVTWGAVKALVAAAQRRLAADQQPETPETLFVAILAQITANSVMIVCLLCLLFPVGVGSDALPPLRARMTYNIWERLASIANVTHFCLSNSVAAGDLLGTCLIPVCHHPEEMENKTLFSAYANLSSQYSSMANWGPANYTLPRTAISLHTPYPAGAHNVTCARIVNCTSTKVPLGCRKISQPLLNCSHAVNVSYNYGHIILPSGWFFTCGSRTFNYIPANLSDGTLCCLSRMTLILPFAGQNRSKRSVPLSDDCIADVELFSRAEYTALAASIVGVPALATYSARTLNNLACFAAKAINTTSQAIALLNTEQHELRDAILDNRAAIDFLLLKHHLGCSTFQHMCCFNLTDNSRSIETRLAELANLTTHIRQDLGFEGFWNWLTGWLPSLEWLRQLFGYFVFVIIGLIFCCCCVQCIPSLLRFCEILPWKAPQVMSLSVWELNSMTKQIDGYNEMANYH, from the coding sequence gaccgttgtgggttccagctcggtgtgtgcgaccggcacttaaacaacatggcatggcaccagggactgtcgaatcccataccagagtttcagctgaccttggaggagaccgcgttgccccccgagtcgacaacgacgggacggaaacggaggaggcgtagtgtcccaaaccggcccgtgacatggggagcagtaaaagcattggttgcCGCGGCCCAACGaaggctggcagcagatcaacagccagagactcctgagactttgtttgtggcgattcttgcccaaatcactgctaattctgtgatgattgtgtgccttttgtgcctgctatttcctgtaggggttggctcggacgCACTTCCCCCGctacgagcccgaatgacatataatatatgggaaagattggcttcaatagcaaatgttacccacttttgtctatctaattctgtagcagccggagatttgttaggcacatgccttattccagtatgtcatcaccctgaggagatggagaataagacactgttctctgcttatgcgaatctttcctcccagtactctagcatggctaattggggcccagccaactatactctgcctcgcacggctatatccctccacacaccgtacccggccggggctcacAATGTTACTTGTGCACGTatagttaactgcactagtacaaaggtgcccttgggctgtcgaaaaatttctcaaccccttttaaattgttcccatgctgttaatgtttcatataattatggccatatcatcctaccatcaggatggttttttacttgcggctcacgcacctttaattatattcctgcaaatttaagtgatggcaccctttgctgtcttagtagaatgacccttatattgccttttgctggacAAAAtcgtagtaaaagaagtgtacccctttcagatgattgtattgcagatgttgagctttttagtcgtgctgagtatactgctttagcggcctctattgttggggtccccgcgcttgccacgtattcagccagaactttaaataacctggcctgctttgcagcaaaggcaattaatacaacatcccaggctattgccttacttaacacagaacaacacgaattaagagatgcaattttggataacagagcagccattgattttctgctcctaaaacaccatctaggctgctccacatttcagcacatgtgttgctttaatttaactgataatagtcgctctatagaaactagactggctgaattggccaatcttacaacacacatacgccaagatctggggtttgagggcttttggaattggcttacaggttggctgccctctctagaatggctgcgacagctttttggttattttgtgtttgtaattattgggcttattttttgctgctgctgtgtacaatgtattccttccttgttaagattttgtgaaattttgccctggaaagctccccaagttatgtccttgtctgtctgggagttaaatagcatgacaaaacaaattgacggctacaaTGAGATGGCCAATTATCATTAA
- the LOC142072168 gene encoding uncharacterized protein LOC142072168 isoform X2, which yields MLFGLDRCGFQLGVCDRHLNNMAWHQGLSNPIPEFQLTLEETALPPESTTTGRKRRRRSVPNRPVTWGAVKALVAAAQRRLAADQQPETPETLFVAILAQITANSVMIVCLLCLLFPVGVGSDALPPLRARMTYNIWERLASIANVTHFCLSNSVAAGDLLGTCLIPVCHHPEEMENKTLFSAYANLSSQYSSMANWGPANYTLPRTAISLHTPYPAGAHNVTCARIVNCTSTKVPLGCRKISQPLLNCSHAVNVSYNYGHIILPSGWFFTCGSRTFNYIPANLSDGTLCCLSRMTLILPFAGQNRSKRSVPLSDDCIADVELFSRAEYTALAASIVGVPALATYSARTLNNLACFAAKAINTTSQAIALLNTEQHELRDAILDNRAAIDFLLLKHHLGCSTFQHMCCFNLTDNSRSIETRLAELANLTTHIRQDLGFEGFWNWLTGWLPSLEWLRQLFGYFVFVIIGLIFCCCCVQCIPSLLRFCEILPWKAPQVMSLSVWELNSMTKQIDGYNEMANYH from the coding sequence gaccgttgtgggttccagctcggtgtgtgcgaccggcacttaaacaacatggcatggcaccagggactgtcgaatcccataccagagtttcagctgaccttggaggagaccgcgttgccccccgagtcgacaacgacgggacggaaacggaggaggcgtagtgtcccaaaccggcccgtgacatggggagcagtaaaagcattggttgcCGCGGCCCAACGaaggctggcagcagatcaacagccagagactcctgagactttgtttgtggcgattcttgcccaaatcactgctaattctgtgatgattgtgtgccttttgtgcctgctatttcctgtaggggttggctcggacgCACTTCCCCCGctacgagcccgaatgacatataatatatgggaaagattggcttcaatagcaaatgttacccacttttgtctatctaattctgtagcagccggagatttgttaggcacatgccttattccagtatgtcatcaccctgaggagatggagaataagacactgttctctgcttatgcgaatctttcctcccagtactctagcatggctaattggggcccagccaactatactctgcctcgcacggctatatccctccacacaccgtacccggccggggctcacAATGTTACTTGTGCACGTatagttaactgcactagtacaaaggtgcccttgggctgtcgaaaaatttctcaaccccttttaaattgttcccatgctgttaatgtttcatataattatggccatatcatcctaccatcaggatggttttttacttgcggctcacgcacctttaattatattcctgcaaatttaagtgatggcaccctttgctgtcttagtagaatgacccttatattgccttttgctggacAAAAtcgtagtaaaagaagtgtacccctttcagatgattgtattgcagatgttgagctttttagtcgtgctgagtatactgctttagcggcctctattgttggggtccccgcgcttgccacgtattcagccagaactttaaataacctggcctgctttgcagcaaaggcaattaatacaacatcccaggctattgccttacttaacacagaacaacacgaattaagagatgcaattttggataacagagcagccattgattttctgctcctaaaacaccatctaggctgctccacatttcagcacatgtgttgctttaatttaactgataatagtcgctctatagaaactagactggctgaattggccaatcttacaacacacatacgccaagatctggggtttgagggcttttggaattggcttacaggttggctgccctctctagaatggctgcgacagctttttggttattttgtgtttgtaattattgggcttattttttgctgctgctgtgtacaatgtattccttccttgttaagattttgtgaaattttgccctggaaagctccccaagttatgtccttgtctgtctgggagttaaatagcatgacaaaacaaattgacggctacaaTGAGATGGCCAATTATCATTAA
- the LOC142072168 gene encoding uncharacterized protein LOC142072168 isoform X3: MAWHQGLSNPIPEFQLTLEETALPPESTTTGRKRRRRSVPNRPVTWGAVKALVAAAQRRLAADQQPETPETLFVAILAQITANSVMIVCLLCLLFPVGVGSDALPPLRARMTYNIWERLASIANVTHFCLSNSVAAGDLLGTCLIPVCHHPEEMENKTLFSAYANLSSQYSSMANWGPANYTLPRTAISLHTPYPAGAHNVTCARIVNCTSTKVPLGCRKISQPLLNCSHAVNVSYNYGHIILPSGWFFTCGSRTFNYIPANLSDGTLCCLSRMTLILPFAGQNRSKRSVPLSDDCIADVELFSRAEYTALAASIVGVPALATYSARTLNNLACFAAKAINTTSQAIALLNTEQHELRDAILDNRAAIDFLLLKHHLGCSTFQHMCCFNLTDNSRSIETRLAELANLTTHIRQDLGFEGFWNWLTGWLPSLEWLRQLFGYFVFVIIGLIFCCCCVQCIPSLLRFCEILPWKAPQVMSLSVWELNSMTKQIDGYNEMANYH; this comes from the coding sequence atggcatggcaccagggactgtcgaatcccataccagagtttcagctgaccttggaggagaccgcgttgccccccgagtcgacaacgacgggacggaaacggaggaggcgtagtgtcccaaaccggcccgtgacatggggagcagtaaaagcattggttgcCGCGGCCCAACGaaggctggcagcagatcaacagccagagactcctgagactttgtttgtggcgattcttgcccaaatcactgctaattctgtgatgattgtgtgccttttgtgcctgctatttcctgtaggggttggctcggacgCACTTCCCCCGctacgagcccgaatgacatataatatatgggaaagattggcttcaatagcaaatgttacccacttttgtctatctaattctgtagcagccggagatttgttaggcacatgccttattccagtatgtcatcaccctgaggagatggagaataagacactgttctctgcttatgcgaatctttcctcccagtactctagcatggctaattggggcccagccaactatactctgcctcgcacggctatatccctccacacaccgtacccggccggggctcacAATGTTACTTGTGCACGTatagttaactgcactagtacaaaggtgcccttgggctgtcgaaaaatttctcaaccccttttaaattgttcccatgctgttaatgtttcatataattatggccatatcatcctaccatcaggatggttttttacttgcggctcacgcacctttaattatattcctgcaaatttaagtgatggcaccctttgctgtcttagtagaatgacccttatattgccttttgctggacAAAAtcgtagtaaaagaagtgtacccctttcagatgattgtattgcagatgttgagctttttagtcgtgctgagtatactgctttagcggcctctattgttggggtccccgcgcttgccacgtattcagccagaactttaaataacctggcctgctttgcagcaaaggcaattaatacaacatcccaggctattgccttacttaacacagaacaacacgaattaagagatgcaattttggataacagagcagccattgattttctgctcctaaaacaccatctaggctgctccacatttcagcacatgtgttgctttaatttaactgataatagtcgctctatagaaactagactggctgaattggccaatcttacaacacacatacgccaagatctggggtttgagggcttttggaattggcttacaggttggctgccctctctagaatggctgcgacagctttttggttattttgtgtttgtaattattgggcttattttttgctgctgctgtgtacaatgtattccttccttgttaagattttgtgaaattttgccctggaaagctccccaagttatgtccttgtctgtctgggagttaaatagcatgacaaaacaaattgacggctacaaTGAGATGGCCAATTATCATTAA